In Rhizophagus irregularis chromosome 12, complete sequence, a single window of DNA contains:
- a CDS encoding uncharacterized protein (SECRETED:cutsite_INA-VP; SECRETED:prob_0.9345); SECRETED:SignalP(1-22), with amino-acid sequence MNRNYYIFVFILLVTTFSMINAVPYQLRKRETKFDACGAEPITVKINPDPLVSEKPATYTGSGTLKFNNIIAGKTMLVIGYSDTSNNRIGDPDIQHFTESFNAGEPFTITAKDVQTPKLPKTYGITVAILDVSTNPKAPIYACATATVGGSLGERAYPIAGFSIAGYPIAERS; translated from the coding sequence atgaaccgaaattactatatttttgtttttattttattagtaactaCATTTTCCATGATCAATGCCGTTCCATACCAACTTCGTAAAAGAGAAACTAAATTTGATGCATGTGGAGCCGAACCAATCACTGTAAAAATCAACCCTGACCCTCTTGTTTCTGAAAAACCTGCGACTTACACTGGTTCCggtacattaaaatttaataatataatcgcAGGAAAAACCATGCTTGTAATTGGATATAGTGATACGAGTAATAATCGCATAGGTGACCCCGATATTCAACATTTTACTGAGTCATTTAACGCAGGAGAACCATTTACTATTACTGCAAAAGATGTTCAGACACCTAAACTTCCCAAAACATACGGTATTACTGTTGCTATTCTTGATGTATCAACTAATCCAAAAGCCCCAATATATGCCTGTGCAACTGCTACAGTTGGAGGGAGTCTTGGAGAAAGAGCTTATCCTATTGCTGGTTTCTCTATCGCTGGTTATCCAATCGCCGAGCGTTCCTAA